CTCGAGCGGCGGCATCAGCCACCAGCTTGCCGTGATCGCGGTCGCGACGGCGATGGCCCTGCGGCGGCTGTTGACGATTATCCGGGTAGACCGGATGGTTCCGGCGACGAAGGCGCGGGCGAGGTCGTCAATGATGAAGACATTGCGTTTCTTCGGCGGGCTGTCGCCCGTCAGCATCCGGCTGGCGAGGGCGGGAATAACCGTGACCGAAACCAGCAGGGACATGCTGACGGCAACCGTGATGGCGACTGCGATGTCGCGAAACAGCTTGCCCACGGCGAGATCCATGAGCAGCAGGGGAATGAAGACGAGCACCGTTGTCAGGGAGGATATCAAGATAGCGCCCCAGACCTGGTGCGTGCCGTGCAGCGCCGCCTGACGCGCCGATTCCCCCTGTTGCCGCAACCGGTATATGTTTTCCAGCACAATGATTGCCGCATCTACGACCATGCCAACGGCAAAGGCGATCCCGGCCAGCGACAGTACATTGATGGATCCGCCCGATGCCGCCATCGCCACGAACGAAGCCACGACGGATGTCGGAATGGCCAGTGCGACGATGACCGTCGCACGGGCGGAGCGCAGAAAGAGCAGCAGGATTACGACGGCAACCGTGCCGCCCAGCCAGATATTCCGCAGCACGAGGTCGATGGCCGAATCGATATAGCCCGTTTCGCCATATTTCTGTTCCAGGACCAGGCCTTCCCGGGCGACGGGGCCGGACTGAAGCTCCGCGATGGCCTCCCGGACTTCCCGCATGGTCTCGATGACATTGGTGTCCGTCTGGTTCTGGATTCCGATATCGATTGCCGGGCGGCCGTTCATCCGGACAATCGATTCCTTCTGGCGGTAGTGAAAGGCGACATCGGCGACGTCGGCGACCGTCACCCGGCCGATCCCGCCGCCGGCGGCGTCCGTCGCGCTGCGCAGAACGATGCGGTTGATATTTTCAATTGTATTCAACTGCCATTCCGCGCGAACGACGTAGCGGCGCTTTCCTTCGATAATGTCGCCGGCCGTAATCGCCACTCGCGCCGACCGCAGCCGGTCGAGAAGTTCGGAGATCGTGAAGCCATACCGAACCAGTCTGGCAGGATCGAAAGCGATCCGAATTTCCCGGTTCCGTCCGCCACCTATGGCTATATGTCGAATGCCCGGAACCCGTTCCAGCCGCTCGCGAATGACATCGCGGGCAAAGTCGCCGTAATCGCCGATCGGGCGGGCGTTCCCTTCGGCCGTCCGTAAATATAGCCAGGCGATATAACTGCCGCGCGGCTCCTCGGCACGGAACGACGGCGCCCTGGCTTCCTCCGGATAATCGGTGACCCTGTCCAGGCGGTTGGCGACCAGCAGCAGCGCCTTTTCCATATCATGCCCGACGGGGAAGCCGAGGCGGACATTGCCGGCGCCTTCCTGAGAGGTGCTGATCAGGCTTTCCAGCCCGGTCAGGCCGCGTAACGCCTCTTCCTGGGGGTTGACGATTTCACGTTCAACCTCTGCCGGCGCGGCGCCGGGCCATGCCGTCCATATGTGGATGGCGGGCTGTGCGATGCTGGGGGAAAGTTGTATCGGGATCGATAACAGGGCCAGCCAGCCGAACAACATGATTAACGCCACCGCCGCGAAGATTGCGATCGGTCGCTCGATTGAGTACCGGATCAGGTCCATGGCAAATATATACTACCGGCGGGCCCAGGTGTCGCATGGATGAACTTGCGACGGGGATGCTATCCTGTTGTGACACGCCATTGCGGGAGGAACTGAATGGCTGCGAGCGAAGACGAATATACCTATATCATCGCCGGTGCGGGGTCGGCGGGATGCGTGCTGGCGAACCGGTTGTCGGCGGACCCGAAGAACCGGGTGTTGCTGCTGGAAGCGGGCACCAGGGACAGCTATCCGTGGATTCACATTCCGGTCGGCTATTTCAAGACCGCGATGAACCCGAAAACGGACTGGTGCTTCGAAACCGAAATCGACCCGGGGCTGAACGGCCGATCCATTCCCTATCCGCGCGGCAAGGTGCTGGGGGGCTCCAGTTCCATCAATGGGCTGGTCTATATCCGCGGACAGAGCCGCGATTACGACCAGTGGCGGCAGCTTGGCAATGCCGGCTGGTCCTGGGAGGATGTTCTGCCCTATTTCAGGAAGTCGGAAGACCAGCAGCGCGGGGAAAGCGAAACCCACGGTGTCGGGGGACCGATTGCGGTGTCGGATATCTCCTTCACGCGCGGCTTTTCCAGCGCCTTCATCGCCGCGGCGGAAGAGGTCGGCATTCGGCGGACCGATGATTTCAATTCGGGCGACCAGGAGGGCGTGGGCTTTTATCAGTTGACGACCCGCAACGGACGCCGCTGCAGCGCCGCCGTCGGTTACCTGAATCCCGTGAAGCACCGGAGCAACTTGACCATCACGACGGAAGCACTGGTCCACCGGGTGATCTTCGACGGCAAACGCGCCACCGGCGTCGAGTTTTCGGTTGGCGGGCAGAAGCGCGTCGCGCGCGTCACGCAGGATGGCGGCGAGGTGCTGCTGTCCTGCGGCGCCGTTGCCTCGCCCAAGGTATTGCAGCTTTCCGGCGTCGGGCCGGCGCCAGTGCTGCGGGAATTCGGCATCGACATCGTGCACGAACTGCCGGGAGTCGGCATGAACCTGCAGGATCACCTTGCGGCGCGCTCCGTTTACAAGACCAACGAACCGTCGCTCAACAACGAGGTCAACAGCATTCTCGGCAAGATGCGCATCGGGCTGGAATACGCGCTGTTCCGCAAGGGGCCAATGACCATCGCGGCCGGCCATGTGGGGATGTTCGCCAGGACGCGGCCGGATCTCGAAACGCCGGATGTGCAGTTCCACGTCATCCCGCTCAGCATTACCGGCGTCGGCAAGGCATTGCACAAGTTTGCCGCGTTTACCGCATCCGTTTGCCAGTTGCGCCCCGAATCGCGCGGCTATGTGGTGATACGGTCGACGGACCCGTCCGTCGATCCGGCGATCCATCCGAACTACCTGTCGACGGTGACCGACCAGCAGACAATCGTGGACGGGCTCAAGCTGTCGCGGAAGATCATGTCGACGCCGACCATGAAGAAGCTGGTGATCGAGGAATTCGCCCCCGGTCCGGCCGCGCAGACCGATGAACAGTTGCTGCAGTTCGCGCGCGATACGGGGTTGACCGTCTATCACCCGGTCAGCACCTGCAAGATGGGCCCGGATTCCATGGCCGTGGTCGATGAACGGCTGCGCGTACACGGCATGCGGGGGCTGCGGGTTGTCGATGCCTCGATCATGCCGACGCTGAATTCCGGCAATACGAACGCGCCGACGATCATGATCGCCGAAAAAGCCGCCGACATGATCCTGGAGGATGCCCGTAGCGCGGCATAGCCGGCTTTGGCTATAGTCAGGTCAGACCACAGGGAGATTGGGACAATGGACGCACTGGAAGTATTCGATCCCAGCGGCGCGACGGAGGTCAGCGTGTTGCACGCGCCCCGGCTGCAGTCGCTGAATGGCAAGACCGTGGCGTTGCTCAGCGACGATATGTGGCAGGCGCACCGCATGCTGCCGATGATCCGTGAGAAGCTGCAGGCGCTTTACCCGGACGCGACCTTCATACCCGAAACCGAATTCCCGATGGGAACGCGGCAGATGGATACCGAGGAAACCGTGGACATGCTGATCGAACGGGGCGTCGAAGCGGTCATTGTCGGAAACGCCTCCTGAGGCGCCTGCGCGACAGCATGCGGCCGTGTCGCCGCTCGTATCGAAAGCAGGGGTATCCCGACCGTTATTCTGACCCGCGAGGATTTCGTGGGCGTGGTGCGCAATTCCGTGGCCGGACTAGGCTTCGACCAGGATGCGTCCATGGTGATCTTTCCGATTTCGCCCTTCCTCGTCGACAGCGATATTTCGCCGGTCGAACGCGACGTCCATAAATTCGCCGAGGGGCTGACCGAGTGGAAGCCCGCGAGTACCGAAACCGGTATCCAGTACCCGCCCAGGGTGCGGATCGAAGCCAATGGCTACGAAGCCGCCTATGACAAGATGAACCGGCAGTTCATCACCAGCACCTGGGGCGACGGCCTGCCCCTGAACCCGCCGACTGAAGAGCGGGTGTCCTGGATCCTGCAGGGGACCGACCGGCCACGGGATTCTCTGATCGGCAAGGTGATGCCGCGCGGCGGCATCGCCACGGTGGAAACCCTCGCGGTGTCGCTGGCCATGTCCGGCGGACGGCCGGAATACCTGCCGGTCATGATCGCGGCGATCGAATGCATCCTCGATCCGGAAATGGAGCACGACAAGTTCCAGGCGACATCCGGCAGCACCTACCCGGTGGTGATCGTCAACGGGCCGATCGGCAAGGATATCCGGCTCAATTCCGGCTTTGGCCTGCTGGGTCCCGACCCGCAGCATCCGGCTGGCGTCGCCATCGGCCGCGCCATCCGGCTGATCCAGCAGAATGTCGGCGGGGCGCTGCCCGGGGTCGGCACCATGTCGATCTATGGCGCGATGCGCACGACCAATGTGGTCATCGCCGAGGACGAGGAAGGCCTGCCCGAAGGCTGGGGGCCGGTTGGCGCCGATTTCGGCGGTGTCGGGCCTGGCAGGAACGGCGTTACGGTGCTCGTATCGACGGGGGCTTCCAATATCGTGCGCCGCGGCGTCGGCAAGGAAACGCTGGAAGACGAGGCGCTGCAGAGCCTGTACCGGGTGGCAGCCTATCTGCGCAGCCCGTCGGCGCATTACGTCTGGGGCCATGCCAAGGGCACGCCGGGCGCGCTTTTGATGCCGCGGGTCGTGGCGGGGCAATTGGCGTCGCTCGGCTGGACCAAGCAGAAGATCAAGCAGTTCCTGTGGGATAACTCGAAAATCCCGCATGAGGAGGTCGTCCGCACCGGCCTGCTGCAATGGATCGAAACCGGGGTCGATCCGGCAACGGTGGCATCCTCGAACGATCCGATGTGGCCGATCTGCCGCGATCCGTCGCAGATCGTCCTGGCGGTCGCGGGCGGGGCGCATCCGACGCATAATTTCTGGATGCAGGGCGCGACACCGAAAGTCGCCACCGCGGCGATTGATGTGCCGAAGGACTGGTACGGGCTGCTGGCGCAGGCGGACGACGATCTCGGCCCAAGCGGCGATATGTGCCTGATCTGAGGAAACGAAACGATAGGGACTATTCGCCGGACGGCGGCAATTGCCGTTGGCGGCGCACCATGTCGATCTGGTCGCGGATCCGCTGCCGCAGGGGCGGAGGCGTATAAGCCACGTCGCGCTCCAGTCGCGCCCCGCTAATCCGGTTGACCTGCACAAATCCCCTGGCCTCGGGGCTGAACGATATGTCTCCATCCGGCAGCAACTCGCGGACGATATCCGCAATTTCGCCAAGCGACGCCGTGTGCGCGCTGGCACAATACACATCCCGGGTCAGTATTTCGGCGAAGGCCGTGCGGACCATCAATGCCGCGACATCGTCGACATAGATATAGGCGGATGTCTGTTCCGGCGGAACCGGGCTGACATAGGCCTCGCCGGCCGCGGCGCGTGAAATCATCGCGGAGGCCGCCGCGCTGCGGCCCGTCGCGCGGCCATGACCGAACACCGTGCCGATCCGAAGGCCCCGGCAGTCCAACCCGTGCCGCGCCGTAAACGCCCTTGCGGCGAATTCATTGGCCAGCTTGGAAACCCCGTACAGGGAGAACGGCTGCTGCCGGGACTCTTCGTCGAGCACGACGTCGCCATAATCGGACTGGTCTCTATAGGTCGCAATGGAACTCGGATAAACCACCCGCCGGACCCCGTTCCGCCGCGCCGCCTCGAACAGGTTGTTCGTGCCGCCGATATTGATGCTGTAACCCAGGACGGGGTCTTCCTCGGTCACTGGCGGCAGGACGGCGGCAGTGTGGATGACCCGGTCGACGCCATTTTCCGCAATCGCCGTCGTGACAGCGGCTATATCGGTGATATCGCCCTCCAGCGCAATAATCCTCCCTTCCGACATCACGTCGTCAAGCCGCCCGGTCCGTAACGTGCGGTCGAAGCCGATGACTGTCTCGCCGCGATCCAGCAGTTGCCGCACGATGCGCGACCCGATGAGCCCGGCGGCCCCCGTTACCAGTATCGGCATGCATTCCCCTCCCCGAAATTGGCTCCTACTGCCGCATGCCTTCCGCAACGGAGTCAAGGGCGGATGCGCCGACAGCAGGGGTGACTATTCACCGTTCCCCTTGCGCGGAAGCCGCGCCTGTCTTTAGGGTTGCGACCGAGTTTCATCGTGCGCGGAAACAAAATCAACATTTGGGGGAAGTCCATGGATCCGAGGATCGTTTTTGTCACCAATTTTCCGGATGCGGCCGATGTGGCGCGCGAGATGGCGCCGTCCGGCTTCGAACTGTCGATCGTGCCGGCGCGCAGCCCGGAATACAAGGAAGCGATGAAGGATGCCGAATACCTGGTCGGTTTCGTCGACAGCCTTGTCGATGAACAGCTGTTCAGGGACGGGCCGAAGCTGAAGCTGATCCAGTTGCTCAGCGCCGGGTATGACAGCGCCGACCTGGAAGCGACAAAACGCGCTGGCGTGCCGCTGTGCAACAATGGCGGCGCCAATTCCCCGGCGGTGTCGGAACATGCGATCCTGCTGATGCTGGCGGTCTCCCGCCAGCTCGTCCGCCAGCACAAGAGCGTGTCCAGCGGCAACTGGCGCGGCAACAGCACGCCCCGCGTGCATGAGGTCGGCGGCAAGACTCTGGGCATCATCGGGCTGGGCACCATCGGCAAGAAGACCGCGCGGCTGGCCCGGGCCTTCGGCATGCAGGTCAACTATTACGACATCGCGCGGCTGACCGCCGACCAGGAAGACGCGCTGGGCGTGCGCTTCCGGCTGCTGCGGGAACTGCTGCGCACCTCCGATATCGTGTCGCTGCACACGCCGCTGAACGCCTCCACCCATCACCTGATCGGGGCCGAGGAACTGAAGCTGATGCAGCCCCATGCGATCCTGGTCAACACCGCGCGCGGCCCCGTGATCGACGAGGACGCGCTGTACACGGCGCTAACCGACGGCACCATCACCGCCGCCGGGCTGGACGTGTTCGACCAGGAGCCGCCGAAGCCCGACAACCCGCTGTTCACGCTGGACAACGTTATCCTGACCGCGCATCTGGCCGGGCCGACCTTCGAAAGCAACACGGCGCGGGTGCGCAATTCCTTCGACAACGTGCAGCGCGTCGCCCGGGGCGAGGAACCGCTGTGGATTGCGCCCGAACTGTCGGAATAAACCGCCGGGAAACCTGAAGAGGCAGCCAGCATGAACGCCGTTTCGCCCGTCCTTCCCAGTACCGCGCCGGATCTCGCGGCCAGGGACGGGTTGAGCGCCCTGCAGCGCGCCATGCGGCAACCGCTCATGATGGGATTGTTCCTGCCGATCCAGAATGGCGGCTGGACGCCGTCATCCGCGCCGCGCGGGACGGACTGGACGTTCGACTATAACGCCCGGCTGGTGGTGCGGGCGGAGGAAATCGGCTTCGATCTCGCCTTTGGGCTGGCGCAGTGGCTGGGCGCGGACGGCCATGGCGGGCGAATCAAATACCGCAAGAACACCATCGATCCGCTGCTGGTCACCTCCGGCGTGGCCGCCCTGACCCGCAACATCATCCTGATTTCCACGGTGCATGTGCTGTATGGCTGGCACCCGCTGCAACTGGCCAAGATGGCGGCGACGCTGGACCACATGTCGCGCGGCCGCTGGGGGCTCAACCTCGTGGCCGGCTTCCGCCCGAACGAGGTCGGCATGTTCGGGCTGGCTCCGATCCCGCATGACGACCGCTACGCCATGGCCGAGGAATTCACCGAAATCATGGAAGCCCTGTGGCGCGAAGACACAAATCTTACCTGGAACGGCAAATACTGGCGGCTGAAGGACGCCTACGCCTCGCCAAAGCCGGTCAACGGCCGGCCTATCATGGTCAATGCCAGCGCCTCCGATGTCGGCCTTGCCTATGCGGCGAAGCATTCCGACCTGATCTTCATCACCAGCCCCGGCGGCGCGGATATCGACGCCGCCGTCGAATCCCTGCCGCCGCATACGAAGCGGATCAAGGAACTGGCGGCAGCGGAGGGGCGCGAGGTCCGCACGATCATCAACCCGCATGTGATCTGCCGCGACACCGAAGCCGAAGTCCGGCAGATCGTGCAGGCGATCCTGGACGGCGAGGACGCCGAAGCCGTCGACGCGATGGTCGGCAGCCAGAAGCAGAGCGACGCGCAGTCCTGGCGGGGCCATCAGCGCCAGCAGCGCATCATCGGCGGCAATGTCCATGTCTTCGGCACGCCGGAACAGGTCGTCGAACAATTCGTGAAGTTGAAGGCGGCCGGCTGCGATGGCGTGCAGATCAACTTCTTCGACTACGAACCGGATATGGAATATTTCGCCGCGCGCGTCCTGCCGCTGATGAAGCAGGCCGGGTTGCGGATCGATTGACAGGAACTGAAAACGGAGCGGGAGATGGCTACACATCTGTTTCGGGAGAATGCGCCGCGGGATCCGGCGGCGGCGCTGGCGGGATTGCCGGTGCTGGATCTCGCGCCGTTTCTGCGGGGCGAGAACGGCGCCCTGGAGCGGCTGGCGGATGACATCCGCCGCGCCTGCGAGGCCACCGGGTTTTTCTACATTGAAAATCACGGTGTGCCGGATGACCTGATCGACAACGCCTTCGCGCAGTCCCGGCGCTTCCACGCCCTGCCGCTGGCGGAAAAGCGGAAAATTCCGCAGGACGCGCACAACATCGGTTACCTGCCGATCAACGCCAGCATGCAGCGGCACTCCACCGTGCATCAGGCAACCCGGCCGAACCAGAACGAATCCTATTTCGTGACCCATGACCGGGGGCCGGAGCACCCCGACGTCATTAACAAGACGCCCCTGCGCGGCGGCAATTACTGGCCGGAGAACCTGCCGGGATTCCGCGCGGGCGTAATGGCCTATTTCAACGCCCTGAACGCGCTGGGGCAGCGACTGGTGCCCGCATTCGCCGTCGCGCTGGGCATGCCGCGGGACTGGCTGGACGACGATTTCGCCGATGAAAACAATGCGAAACTGCGCATGCTGCACTACCCGCCGACCCGGATCGAGGACAATGATTTCGGCACCGGGCCGCATACGGACAATTCCTTCCTGACCATCCTGGCGCGCGACAGCGTGCCGGGGCTGGCGATCCGCCTGCCGTCGGGCGAATGGCTGGAACCGCCGGTGCTGCCCGGCACGTTCCTGGTCAATATCGGTAATATCCTGCGGCGCATGTCGAACGACCGGTTCCTGTCCACGCCGCACGGCGTCATCGTGGACGGCGAAACCGACCGCTACGCCATGGCCTATTTTCACAGCCCCAATGTGGACCGCATCATCCGCGTCGCCGATTCCTGCATCGATGCCGGCAACCCGGCAAAATATGAGCCGACGCCCTATCGGGAACTCATCACCGAATACTCCAGGGCCAACTATTTCCACCAGGACGGCTTTGGCCAGGGTGAAATCCGGCATCGCTACAAGTAGGCGTTCCGCCGTTTGAAAACCACCGCCCCCGGCCCGCTTGTGCGCGCCGCGCCTGCCCCGCATAATTGGCGGCAGAAACAAAGGGTTGGGGAGCCGATTTTGCGAGCTGAGAATGAGGAATTCCGTGACCGGCCGGTGGCCGTGTTTGGCGCCGCGTCGGGAATCGGACGGGCAACCGCGCTGGCCTTCGCGGCGCGGGGCGCCCGTGTTGCGGCGCTTGACGTCAATGCAACGCTTCTTGAAGGGTTAGCCGATGAAATGCGCGCCGCGGGTGCGGCGATGGCGCTGACCGCCGCCGCCGATGTGCGCGACAGCGCATCCGTGGCACCCGTCCTGCAAATGGCGGCGGCCGAACTGGGCGGTCTGGATCATCTGGCATTTACCGCCGGCATCCTGCGGGTCGGACAGCTGACCGATATGTCGGAAAGCGATTTCGACGATGTCTTCGCCGTCAACATGCGCGGTTTCTGGATCGCCATGCGGGCGGCGCTGCCCCTGCTGCAGGGCGGGCCGGCGCGGCGGCGCGCCGTTACCGCCATCTCCTCCGCCGCCGCGATCCGGCCGAAGGCGTCCAGCGGCGCCTATGCCGCCTCGAAGGCCGCGCTGTCGCATCTGGTGCGGGTGTTTTCAGTCGAACTGGCGGCAAGCGGGATCACCGTCAACGCCATCGCCCCGGCTACGGTGGATACGCCGATGGTCGCCCCCTACATGGGCCGGACCGCCGGCAATCACGGCTACCGCCTGACCGGTACTTCGCCGATGGGCCGCATCGCGCAGCCGGCCGATATCGCCGATGCCTGCCTGTTCCTGAGTTCCGCCGCGTCGTCCTACATCACCGGCATCACCATGCCGGTCGATGGCGGCTCGACCGCCGCATTGCCCGCCAGCTGATGCCCATGCCGGACAACCGGGATATCGAAGCCGATATCGTCGTCGTCGGCTTCGGCGCGGCGGGCGTGGCCGCATCGGTCACCGCCTGCGAACCGGGCGCGGATGTCGTAATCCTGGAAAAGGCGCCGGAAGGGCGCGAAGGCGGCACGCCGATCCCCCGGCTGTACAGCGCGGGCGAGTTGGGTTCGATATACAGCTACCTGTATCAGGGCACGGGCAATATCGGCGAATGCCTCGCCTTCGGCCGCATCGCCGCACGCGAAGCGGTGGCGGAAACGGTTTGGGGCTGAGGGTGACGGATTAACGGAGGAGAAAGACCATGAGTGGCAGCAACCCGGCATTTAAATTCGACCATGTGCATATCATCAGTGAAACCCCGCATGAATCGGCGCAGTGGTATGTGGACACCTTCGGCGCGGTGATCGCCGCCGACACGATGGCGCGCGGCGCGCCGCAGATCTTCGTCGAACTGGGCGGGGCGAATATCATCATCCGCGGCAAACGCCCTGGCGAGGCCCCGACGAAGACCAACCCGATCGGCGAATTTGCCGACTACGCCAGCCATAACGAATGGGGCACCGACCATTTCGGATTTCTGTATGAAGGCGACCTGAAGGCCTATTGCGGCGAACTGGCAGCCAAGGGCGTACAGTTTCCCGTGCCGCTGAAGGAAGGCGTGAACGGCATGCGCCTGTGCTATGTCTCGGCCCCGGACGGCGTGAGCATCGAGATCATGCAGTGCTGATCTGATACTGACCGGCGCGCGCCGCTATTTTGCCGCATTCCGGGAATAGATCGGTGCGCGGACTGGATCGGATGGTGTTTGCCTGGAATCGCCTCTGGCGATCCAACCAACGTGTGAATCCGATCTATCTTGTTGAAAAAATAACACCTTCGCAGGTTTGAATGGAGCCTGTTGCGGTTCCATTCAAACCTGATGTGCTATATGGCAAA
The sequence above is a segment of the Alphaproteobacteria bacterium genome. Coding sequences within it:
- a CDS encoding efflux RND transporter permease subunit encodes the protein MDLIRYSIERPIAIFAAVALIMLFGWLALLSIPIQLSPSIAQPAIHIWTAWPGAAPAEVEREIVNPQEEALRGLTGLESLISTSQEGAGNVRLGFPVGHDMEKALLLVANRLDRVTDYPEEARAPSFRAEEPRGSYIAWLYLRTAEGNARPIGDYGDFARDVIRERLERVPGIRHIAIGGGRNREIRIAFDPARLVRYGFTISELLDRLRSARVAITAGDIIEGKRRYVVRAEWQLNTIENINRIVLRSATDAAGGGIGRVTVADVADVAFHYRQKESIVRMNGRPAIDIGIQNQTDTNVIETMREVREAIAELQSGPVAREGLVLEQKYGETGYIDSAIDLVLRNIWLGGTVAVVILLLFLRSARATVIVALAIPTSVVASFVAMAASGGSINVLSLAGIAFAVGMVVDAAIIVLENIYRLRQQGESARQAALHGTHQVWGAILISSLTTVLVFIPLLLMDLAVGKLFRDIAVAITVAVSMSLLVSVTVIPALASRMLTGDSPPKKRNVFIIDDLARAFVAGTIRSTRIIVNSRRRAIAVATAITASWWLMPPLEYLPEGDRNLIIGVAAPSSGYNFETAQLLGDRIEKKLLPLLATKTARAPLSHDAPAADYVALNIQRDRIRVMARSVEPDRAGNLKFLIRDAMLGIPDVTAYSYRPSLFPNVDGGRTIRLTVSGTEFETIFNVIERARNHVSEILPQSGGTNTTTTPRLVFGAPEIRVRPDAARLADNGISARELGLTIDAYNDGIRVDEIYVDGRLMNLTLAGQTAELPRTQGIGDLPIITRNGSIVPVSLLATVGLTAGPTAIRHEEGLRAAVLRIGPPPEIAMETALDLLRGKVVDRLRADGLPDDIQLRLGGVADALTAAAAEIRLDLVFAFVIVFLVMAVLFENFIYPLIIVLSVPVAVAGGFVGFTILNLYSFQPMDMLTLLGFVILVGIVVNNAILLVHQTLHHVRVDKMPPTEAVVEATGNRIRPIFMSTLTSIGGMLPLVLFSGAGSELYRGLGSVVVGGLSLSAVLTLAIVPPLLIVVVGTLERRGFR
- a CDS encoding choline dehydrogenase, coding for MAASEDEYTYIIAGAGSAGCVLANRLSADPKNRVLLLEAGTRDSYPWIHIPVGYFKTAMNPKTDWCFETEIDPGLNGRSIPYPRGKVLGGSSSINGLVYIRGQSRDYDQWRQLGNAGWSWEDVLPYFRKSEDQQRGESETHGVGGPIAVSDISFTRGFSSAFIAAAEEVGIRRTDDFNSGDQEGVGFYQLTTRNGRRCSAAVGYLNPVKHRSNLTITTEALVHRVIFDGKRATGVEFSVGGQKRVARVTQDGGEVLLSCGAVASPKVLQLSGVGPAPVLREFGIDIVHELPGVGMNLQDHLAARSVYKTNEPSLNNEVNSILGKMRIGLEYALFRKGPMTIAAGHVGMFARTRPDLETPDVQFHVIPLSITGVGKALHKFAAFTASVCQLRPESRGYVVIRSTDPSVDPAIHPNYLSTVTDQQTIVDGLKLSRKIMSTPTMKKLVIEEFAPGPAAQTDEQLLQFARDTGLTVYHPVSTCKMGPDSMAVVDERLRVHGMRGLRVVDASIMPTLNSGNTNAPTIMIAEKAADMILEDARSAA
- a CDS encoding NAD(P)-dependent oxidoreductase; translated protein: MPILVTGAAGLIGSRIVRQLLDRGETVIGFDRTLRTGRLDDVMSEGRIIALEGDITDIAAVTTAIAENGVDRVIHTAAVLPPVTEEDPVLGYSINIGGTNNLFEAARRNGVRRVVYPSSIATYRDQSDYGDVVLDEESRQQPFSLYGVSKLANEFAARAFTARHGLDCRGLRIGTVFGHGRATGRSAAASAMISRAAAGEAYVSPVPPEQTSAYIYVDDVAALMVRTAFAEILTRDVYCASAHTASLGEIADIVRELLPDGDISFSPEARGFVQVNRISGARLERDVAYTPPPLRQRIRDQIDMVRRQRQLPPSGE
- a CDS encoding 2-hydroxyacid dehydrogenase, encoding MDPRIVFVTNFPDAADVAREMAPSGFELSIVPARSPEYKEAMKDAEYLVGFVDSLVDEQLFRDGPKLKLIQLLSAGYDSADLEATKRAGVPLCNNGGANSPAVSEHAILLMLAVSRQLVRQHKSVSSGNWRGNSTPRVHEVGGKTLGIIGLGTIGKKTARLARAFGMQVNYYDIARLTADQEDALGVRFRLLRELLRTSDIVSLHTPLNASTHHLIGAEELKLMQPHAILVNTARGPVIDEDALYTALTDGTITAAGLDVFDQEPPKPDNPLFTLDNVILTAHLAGPTFESNTARVRNSFDNVQRVARGEEPLWIAPELSE
- a CDS encoding LLM class flavin-dependent oxidoreductase — its product is MNAVSPVLPSTAPDLAARDGLSALQRAMRQPLMMGLFLPIQNGGWTPSSAPRGTDWTFDYNARLVVRAEEIGFDLAFGLAQWLGADGHGGRIKYRKNTIDPLLVTSGVAALTRNIILISTVHVLYGWHPLQLAKMAATLDHMSRGRWGLNLVAGFRPNEVGMFGLAPIPHDDRYAMAEEFTEIMEALWREDTNLTWNGKYWRLKDAYASPKPVNGRPIMVNASASDVGLAYAAKHSDLIFITSPGGADIDAAVESLPPHTKRIKELAAAEGREVRTIINPHVICRDTEAEVRQIVQAILDGEDAEAVDAMVGSQKQSDAQSWRGHQRQQRIIGGNVHVFGTPEQVVEQFVKLKAAGCDGVQINFFDYEPDMEYFAARVLPLMKQAGLRID
- a CDS encoding 2-oxoglutarate and iron-dependent oxygenase domain-containing protein, which produces MATHLFRENAPRDPAAALAGLPVLDLAPFLRGENGALERLADDIRRACEATGFFYIENHGVPDDLIDNAFAQSRRFHALPLAEKRKIPQDAHNIGYLPINASMQRHSTVHQATRPNQNESYFVTHDRGPEHPDVINKTPLRGGNYWPENLPGFRAGVMAYFNALNALGQRLVPAFAVALGMPRDWLDDDFADENNAKLRMLHYPPTRIEDNDFGTGPHTDNSFLTILARDSVPGLAIRLPSGEWLEPPVLPGTFLVNIGNILRRMSNDRFLSTPHGVIVDGETDRYAMAYFHSPNVDRIIRVADSCIDAGNPAKYEPTPYRELITEYSRANYFHQDGFGQGEIRHRYK
- a CDS encoding SDR family oxidoreductase encodes the protein MRAENEEFRDRPVAVFGAASGIGRATALAFAARGARVAALDVNATLLEGLADEMRAAGAAMALTAAADVRDSASVAPVLQMAAAELGGLDHLAFTAGILRVGQLTDMSESDFDDVFAVNMRGFWIAMRAALPLLQGGPARRRAVTAISSAAAIRPKASSGAYAASKAALSHLVRVFSVELAASGITVNAIAPATVDTPMVAPYMGRTAGNHGYRLTGTSPMGRIAQPADIADACLFLSSAASSYITGITMPVDGGSTAALPAS
- a CDS encoding FAD-binding protein, yielding MPDNRDIEADIVVVGFGAAGVAASVTACEPGADVVILEKAPEGREGGTPIPRLYSAGELGSIYSYLYQGTGNIGECLAFGRIAAREAVAETVWG
- a CDS encoding VOC family protein, with product MSGSNPAFKFDHVHIISETPHESAQWYVDTFGAVIAADTMARGAPQIFVELGGANIIIRGKRPGEAPTKTNPIGEFADYASHNEWGTDHFGFLYEGDLKAYCGELAAKGVQFPVPLKEGVNGMRLCYVSAPDGVSIEIMQC